Part of the Verrucomicrobiota bacterium genome, TTCGAGGTTGCCCACTGGATGAAAAGCCAGGCGGCCGCCTGCTGTTTATCATTTCCCTGGCGGGCGACGGCGAGCGAAAAACCGCCCAGGGCCGGCTTGCGCCCGGCCGGGCCTTTCGGTTCCGGCGCGATGCCGAGTTGATTCACGATTTTCGATGATTTCGGATCGGCCAGGGTGGAGTAAAAGGCTGACCATTCGGTGATCATGGCCACCTGTCCCTGGGCCAGCGCGTTAACGGCCTCGTTGTGGTCGAAATCGACGATCCCCGGCGGCATGTACTTGATTAGGTCCTGGCGGAACTGGAGCCCGGCCTGCGACTCCGGGCTTAAGAGGTTGGACCGGAACTTCGCGTCCAGCAGCGACCCGCCCCACGGCCAGATAAACCGCATAAAGCTGTCGCAGGACTGGGTCTCGCCCCGGCGCGATTGCAGCGCGTACGCGTACTTGCCGTTGCCGGTCAGCTTTGGCGCGTAGGTGTTATACAGATCTTCCCACGTCGCCGGCGGCTGGTCGAACCCGGCGTCTTTCAACATCTGTTTGTTGTAATAAAGCAGCCCGGAATAATTGTCGAAAGGCGGCCCGTACACTTTGCCGTTCCAGGCGCCGAACGCGTTGAGGATCAGCGGGAAAAAATCGTTCAGGTCATAGTTTGGATCGAAGATCGCCGGGTATTTCTGCTTAAGCTCGTCGATCGGCACGATGTAGTCCGAATCCGCAAAGGTGCCGATCCAGACCAGGTCAACCAGGGCGACGGTGAGGTCGCCGTTGGACGAGAAATCGCGCACTTCCTTTTCCAGCGTGTTTTCGTATGGCACGGTGTCGTGCCGCACCTTGATGCCGGTGCGTTTCTCGAAATCGGGCAGCATGGCCGTGATGGCCCGGTAACCTGGACGATCCAGGAAGATGACCGATACCTCGGTCCCGGCGTACGGCTTGGCGGCTTCTTCGAGCGACCAGGCCTGAGCGCCGGCCAGGGACAGCGACAACATCGCGACCCCAAGGATTACCAAACGGACAGGAGGCTTCATAGATTCTTATGTTATGGGACGATTGGTATTAAGGTGAGGTTAGGTTTATGGACGGCCGGCCGGACCGGCCGGCCTGCTGAGGCGGAGCAAGGCGTTTGACAGACAAACAATCGGGGTTTCAAAGCAAAGCTGGTGGTTAAGGCTCACCTCCTTCGGGGGGGCGCCCCCACGGAGCCGCGCACCTTCAACGCGGGTGCGACTTTAACGTGGGCGGGGGCCGCATTCACAAATTGATCCTTGCGGTTGATCAAATCGATCAAGAGTTCGACGGCTTCACGACCGATCTGTGGCGCGGGCTGCGCGACCGTGGTTAAAGGCGGGACCAAAAACTGGCTCATCTGGATATCATCGAAACCGATCAGGGACACGTCCGCCGGCACCCGAAAACTGCGACGGATGAGTTCGCACCAGGCGCCGATCGCGACGATGTCGTTGGTGGCGAAGATTGCCGTTGGGTAGGGCCGCTTGGCAAAAAGCTCGCCGACGCGCGAACCTAACTCCAGGTCCTGCAATCCCTCCAGGATGTGTTCGGGCAGGATGCGGAGCCCCCGGCGCGCCAGCACGTCGTTGAAGCCGGCGAGCCGGTCCGCGACGTTGCGGATGGCCGGTTCACCGCAAAGGATCGCGATCTGGCGGTGGCCTGAACTGACCAGATGCTCAGCGGCAAGCTTCCCGCCAAGGTAGTTGTCGCTGGCGACGGAGGGCGCACCCGTGACCGCCCGATCCAGGAAGACCAAGGGAACGGGTGCCTTGGTTCGTTCCGCCCGATTCTCGCGTTCCTGGTTGTAAACCATCAGGATGCCGTCAACCTGGCGGCTCACGAGCGTGGCAAGATGCGAAAGTTCCCGTTCCGGATCCCGCTCGGAGATGCAGAGCAGCATCTGGTAAGCCCTATCCCAAAGGACATTTTCGATGACTCCGGCCAGCTCGCCGAAATAAGGCGTGTTGATGTTGGGGATGATCAGGCCGATCGAATGCGTCTTTTTCAGCCGCAAACTGCGCGCCCCCAGATTCACCCGGTAGTCCAGGGCGGCGATGGCCCGCTCAACGTTCTGGGCGGTTTCCGGCGCCAGTTGCGCCGTGCGGTTCAGGTAATGAGAGACCGTGCTTGGAGCCACCCCCGCCAGTTTGGCTACGTTGCGGATGGTAGCCTTTATCCCCGGCCCGGTTGAGCTGACCGGCTCGGCACGCTGGATGCGTCGAGTTCCCGCAGGCACTCGGGTGGGCCTCATGCGTCCTCCTTTCTCTCTTCCAAGGGGCCAGGCCATCCCGATCTTCAGACAGGAATCCGCACGCCCGTTGACGGCGTGCCGCTGGTCTCCATGGCCTTCAGAACCCTTTCACCGGTAAACCGGGCGGGAGCACCTGGCAGCATTGTGCCTCTGCCATATCGTCATGCATCCGGCACCCGGACCGGTTTGCCTCAAACGGCCGGGAGTGCTCGGGATGTTCCGGTGGAAATCTGGACGGGCGCCGAAAGGGGTGCCGCCGGAGCTGGGCCGAAATGCGGCCACGGAGGGAATCAGAATGGGGGAAACATTTCTTCATAGACGAAAGGGATCGACGGTCCTAACTGCCGAAGCCACACTGACTTTCGCTGAAGCGCTGCCTGACAGTTTGCATTTTTCCGCAGAAACGGAAATAAAATTTTCGAAGAACTTTGAAACGTTTTCATCTACGGTTCGGTCGATGAAGTTTGCCGTCTTGGTGTCGATGTTCGGCTCGATCGCCTTTAGCGCGCAGGTGTGGAGCGCCGATGAACCGCCAATTGATCCCGCGAGCATGGATCTCACCACCACACCAGGCGTGGACTTTTTCCAGTACGCCAACGGCGGCTGGTTGGCGACCCACGCGATCCCGCCCGAGTACAGCCGCTGGGGATCGTTCATTGAGTTAGGCGAGCGCAACCTCGACGAGCTGAAAAGCATTCTGGAAGCTTGTTCGAACCAGAGAGTACCGGATCACATCCCCGGCGCCGATAACACTGATAATGATAATAACAACGACAGGCAGAAACTCGGTTTGTTCTACGCCAGCGGCATGGACGAAGGACGGATCAACGCCGAAGGCGCCAAGCCGTTGCAGTCGCGGCTGGACCGGATCCGGGATCTGCCGGACCCGGCCGGCCTGGCGGCCATGGTTGGGCAATTGCACCTCGACGGCGCCGATCCTTTGTTTTCGTTTGAAGCATCGATTGATGACAAGGACAGCGGCATGGAAATCGCCACCCTGGTTCAGGGCGGCCTGGGCCTGCCCGATCGCGATTATTATTTAAAGACCGATGACAAAACGGTCCGGCTGCGGTCGGCTTACCGGGATCACCTGATAAAAATGTTCGGCCTGCTCGGCGACGCGGAGGGGGTTGCCGCCCAAGAAGCGGACCAGGTGATTGACCTTGAAACCAAGCTGGCCCAGGCATCCAAGAGCCGGGTGGAACTGCGTGATCCCGAAGACAACTACCACAGGATAACTTACGCGGAGCTCGAACGGCTGGCGCCGGCGTTCGACTGGAAAACCTATTTTCAGACCCTCGGTTTGACGAGCGAGATGGTGGCGCGGATCGACGTCAAGCAACCCGAGTTTTGCCACGCGTTCTCGCAGTTGCTCGCCGCCGTGCCGCTCGATACCTGGAAAGTTTACCTGCGCTGGAATTTAATCCGGGCCACCGCCAGATACCTGTCTGACGCGTTTGCTGCCGAAACCTTTGAATTTTACAGTAAGACGCTGACCGGCGCCAAGGAACCGCCGCCCCGCTGGAAACGCGTGGTCAGGGCGGCCGATGCGGCCCTGGGCCAGCTGCTCGGCCGGCAGTACGTGGAGAAAACGTTTCCGCCAAGCGCCAAGGAGCGGGCCCTGCGCATGGTCCAGGACCTCAAACAAGAACTGCGCGAGCGCTTGCAGGCGCTGACCTGGATGAGCCCGGAAACGAAAAAAGCGGCGGCGGAAAAGCTGGACGCGATGGGAACCAAGATCGGGTATCCGGATAAATGGCGCGACTACAGCGGCCTGGAGCTCAAAGACCAGCCTTACGTGCTCAACGCGCTGGCAGCGGCAGAGTTTGACAGCCGCTGGGAACTTGGCCGGATCGGTAAGCCGGTTGACCCGACGCAATGGAACATGACCCCACCGACGGTCAACGCCTATTACAGTCCGACTCGCAACGAGATCGTTTTTCCCGCCGGAATCCTGCAACCGCCGTTCTTTTACGCCAACGCCGATGACGCGGTTAACTACGGCGGCATCGGGGCCGTGATCGGGCATGAGATGACCCACGGCTTTGACGATCAGGGCAGGCTTTATGATGCCAAAGGCAACCTCCGGAACTGGTGGACTTCGGAGGACAGCCGGCGTTTCAAGGAGCGGGCCGGAAAGATCATCGAACAATTCGACCAGTACGTGCCCATTGATGACGCGCACATCAACGGGAAGCTCACCCAGGGCGAAAACATCGCGGACCTCGGCGGCGTCAAAATCGCCTACGGCGCTTTCCAGAAAGCATTGGAACGGAGTAAGGTCGCCCCGGAGGCCAAAATCGATGATTTTACCGTGGAACAACGGTTTTTTCTCTCTTACGCCCGGGTCTGGCGGATGAAGTACCGGCCGGAGGCGTTGCTTTTGGCGCTGACAACCGACCCGCACAGCCCGCCCAAGTATCGGGTTATCGGGCCGTTGAGCAACCTGCCTGAGTTTGCTCAGGCCTTCGCGGTACCGGCGGACAGCCCTATGGTCCGCCCTGCGGAACAGCGGGTGAACATCTGGTGAGCACGTCGACCCGCAAACCTGGAGCACCGAATCGGGCCCGCCAAAGGACCCGCGACGGCCGCCGTCGCAGGTTTTACGGATCACCGGCACCGGCCGGCCGATGCCCTTGAGGCCCAAGTTCATGCCCGCTCACGCCGATGATCATTTACCCCTGGTAGACGTGCACGTGCACCTGATCGGGAATGGACTCCGGGGTTCGGGCTGCTGGCTCCGGACGCCCTGGTGGCAGGCGCCCTTTCTGCGGATCATGGCCCGGGAGATCGGCCTCACAACCCCTTATGAGGACCCGGGGTTCGACGCCGCGTACGTGGCCCAGTTACGCCGGTGGTTGGGACAGAGCAGCCTGGGAGCGGTCGTGTTGCTTGCCTCGGACCAAACGTACACGGTGCACGGTGAGAAACGAACCGACCTCACCGCGTTGTACGTTCCGAACGAGTACGTGTTCGAGGTATGCAGGTCGGATCACCGTTTTTTGGCCGGGATTTCGATTCACCCGGCCCGCGCGGATGCCCTTGCTGAACTGGAGCGCAACGTGGAGCAGGGGGCCGCGCTCCTCAAGCTCCTGCCCTGCACGCACATGGTCGATCCCAACGACCGTCGCTACATTCGTTTTTGGGAACGGATGGCCGAACTCGGTTTACCGTTGCTGGCGCACACCGGCGGGGAGTTCACCCTGCCTAACCATCGACCCGATCTGCAAACCCCCGCCTGCCTGCAATTGCCGCTCGAGTGCGGCGTTAAGGTCATCGCCGCCCACTGCGGGTCGCGCGCATTACCCTGGGATCACGACTATTTTGGCGTCTTCCGCAGGATGCAGGACCGGTACCCGAACCTTTATGGCGACCTGGCTGCCCTTTCCCAGCCCTCCCATCTCAGCACCCTG contains:
- a CDS encoding LacI family DNA-binding transcriptional regulator, translated to MRPTRVPAGTRRIQRAEPVSSTGPGIKATIRNVAKLAGVAPSTVSHYLNRTAQLAPETAQNVERAIAALDYRVNLGARSLRLKKTHSIGLIIPNINTPYFGELAGVIENVLWDRAYQMLLCISERDPERELSHLATLVSRQVDGILMVYNQERENRAERTKAPVPLVFLDRAVTGAPSVASDNYLGGKLAAEHLVSSGHRQIAILCGEPAIRNVADRLAGFNDVLARRGLRILPEHILEGLQDLELGSRVGELFAKRPYPTAIFATNDIVAIGAWCELIRRSFRVPADVSLIGFDDIQMSQFLVPPLTTVAQPAPQIGREAVELLIDLINRKDQFVNAAPAHVKVAPALKVRGSVGAPPRRR
- a CDS encoding sugar ABC transporter substrate-binding protein, with protein sequence MLSLSLAGAQAWSLEEAAKPYAGTEVSVIFLDRPGYRAITAMLPDFEKRTGIKVRHDTVPYENTLEKEVRDFSSNGDLTVALVDLVWIGTFADSDYIVPIDELKQKYPAIFDPNYDLNDFFPLILNAFGAWNGKVYGPPFDNYSGLLYYNKQMLKDAGFDQPPATWEDLYNTYAPKLTGNGKYAYALQSRRGETQSCDSFMRFIWPWGGSLLDAKFRSNLLSPESQAGLQFRQDLIKYMPPGIVDFDHNEAVNALAQGQVAMITEWSAFYSTLADPKSSKIVNQLGIAPEPKGPAGRKPALGGFSLAVARQGNDKQQAAAWLFIQWATSKETAKEYVEKGGVSGRQSTYQDQDLVNKYPFIPAMVESWQQGVPEFRPRFAEWPQISEIIAEVGTRIMTGGVPIRRGCEEIGKRMEDVLSKAGYYDGKKKLAQ
- a CDS encoding amidohydrolase family protein; this encodes MPAHADDHLPLVDVHVHLIGNGLRGSGCWLRTPWWQAPFLRIMAREIGLTTPYEDPGFDAAYVAQLRRWLGQSSLGAVVLLASDQTYTVHGEKRTDLTALYVPNEYVFEVCRSDHRFLAGISIHPARADALAELERNVEQGAALLKLLPCTHMVDPNDRRYIRFWERMAELGLPLLAHTGGEFTLPNHRPDLQTPACLQLPLECGVKVIAAHCGSRALPWDHDYFGVFRRMQDRYPNLYGDLAALSQPSHLSTLAQLRKAPTRILHGTDYPVVTSVIWSRLRGWLDQATLRRIRAERNPLERKIELTRALGFPDQVFREAWSVLRGGPPAATRPEASFSPLP
- a CDS encoding M13 family metallopeptidase; protein product: MKFAVLVSMFGSIAFSAQVWSADEPPIDPASMDLTTTPGVDFFQYANGGWLATHAIPPEYSRWGSFIELGERNLDELKSILEACSNQRVPDHIPGADNTDNDNNNDRQKLGLFYASGMDEGRINAEGAKPLQSRLDRIRDLPDPAGLAAMVGQLHLDGADPLFSFEASIDDKDSGMEIATLVQGGLGLPDRDYYLKTDDKTVRLRSAYRDHLIKMFGLLGDAEGVAAQEADQVIDLETKLAQASKSRVELRDPEDNYHRITYAELERLAPAFDWKTYFQTLGLTSEMVARIDVKQPEFCHAFSQLLAAVPLDTWKVYLRWNLIRATARYLSDAFAAETFEFYSKTLTGAKEPPPRWKRVVRAADAALGQLLGRQYVEKTFPPSAKERALRMVQDLKQELRERLQALTWMSPETKKAAAEKLDAMGTKIGYPDKWRDYSGLELKDQPYVLNALAAAEFDSRWELGRIGKPVDPTQWNMTPPTVNAYYSPTRNEIVFPAGILQPPFFYANADDAVNYGGIGAVIGHEMTHGFDDQGRLYDAKGNLRNWWTSEDSRRFKERAGKIIEQFDQYVPIDDAHINGKLTQGENIADLGGVKIAYGAFQKALERSKVAPEAKIDDFTVEQRFFLSYARVWRMKYRPEALLLALTTDPHSPPKYRVIGPLSNLPEFAQAFAVPADSPMVRPAEQRVNIW